From one Doryrhamphus excisus isolate RoL2022-K1 chromosome 9, RoL_Dexc_1.0, whole genome shotgun sequence genomic stretch:
- the LOC131135753 gene encoding trace amine-associated receptor 13c-like has product MMENQSEFCFPQLTNISCRKPTSHWSEGVLLTVLLAIISVVTVVLNLLVIISISHFRQLRTPTNLLLLSLAVSDCLVGLLVMPGEILRQTSCWTLGDVVCLLYNYMSYFVTSVSVGNMVLISADRYVAICDPLHYNTKVTVKRVQLCVCLCWFLALLYCSIILKDQLTHPGKYKSCYGECIVVIDYNAGLVDVVATFILPLSVIITLYMRVFVVAVSQARAMRSHVTSVTIQYSVKAKKSEMKAARTLGVLVLVFLLCFCPFYIVTLMGGSFASLLQFVINVFYFNSCLNPLIYALFYPWFRRAVRDIVTLNILQPGNTQ; this is encoded by the exons ATGATGGAGAACCAATCAGAGTTCTGCTTTCCACAACTCACCAACATCTCCTGCAGGAAGCCAACATCTCATTGGTCTGAAGGTGTTCTTTTGACTGTTCTACTCGCCATCATCAGCGTCGTCACTGTGGTTCTCAACCTGCTGGTCATCATCTCCATCTCCCATTTCAG GCAGCTTCGTACTCCAACCAACCTCCTCCTGCTCTCTCTTGCTGTCTCTGACTGTCTGGTGGGCCTCCTGGTGATGCCGGGCGAAATCCTACGTCAAACATCTTGTTGGACTCTCGGTGATGTTGTATGCTTGTTGTATAACTATATGTCTTACTTTGTGACGTCCGTGTCAGTAGGAAACATGGTGCTGATATCAGCTGACCGTTATGTGGCTATTTGTGATCctctgcattataacaccaaaGTCACTGTGAAAAGGGTTCAgctttgtgtttgtctctgttggTTCCTTGCGCTCCTCTACTGTAGCATCATCTTGAAGGATCAACTCACTCATCCCGGGAAGTATAAATCCTGCTATGGAGAGTGTATTGTTGTTATTGACTACAACGCAGGACTCGTTGATGTCGTTGCGACCTTCATACTTCCTCTCAGCGTCATCATCACGCTGTACATGAGAGTGTTTGTGGTTGCCGTGTCTCAGGCCCGAGCCATGCGTTCTCATGTCACATCAGTCACGATACAATATTCAGTTAAAGCAAAGAAATCCGAGATGAAAGCAGCCAGGACTCTTGGTGTCCTGGTCCTTGTCTTTCTTCTGTGTTTCTGTCCGTTTTATATTGTTACTCTTATGGGTGGGTCATTTGCTTCACTGCTACAGTTTGTGATTAATGTCTTTTATTTCAACTCCTGTTTGAACCCGTTGATCTATGCCTTGTTCTATCCCTGGTTTAGAAGAGCTGTTCGAGATATTGTCACTCTGAATATACTGCAGCCTGGCAACACTCAGTAA